A segment of the Gemmatimonadota bacterium genome:
CGCCACCTCCTCGACAAAGCCGAGCTTGACCAGCTGGAAACCGACCCGGGTCTTGTGCGACCGGGCCTCCCGCATGGCCTCGCTCAGTTGTTCGGTGTTGATGAGGCCTTCCTTGACCAGGAGCTCGCCCAGTCGGTCGGCCGCCACTTTCGTCGCCATCCGCTCCCTACGCACCTCAGGTGGGTGGGTGTAGCGCCCCTCCCACAGCACAAACAATGCCATCTGTGGGACTGTTGCCTCGGACCCTCGACGCGGCCCGCTGCCGCCCCCGCGACCCATGGCACCCGAGCAAAAAGGGTGCGACGGCGGGGTAGAAAGGGCCCCGCGCCCGGTCTGGCCTTCGGGCTCAGGGAACGCGCAGCCTTGCACGAATCCGCGCCAGCGTGGCAGGACCCACGCCCGGCACCGCCAACAGGTCGTCCACCGAGGCGAAGCCCCCCCGTTCCTCTCGTGTCGCGAGAATGCGACGGGCCAGAGCGGGCCCGATCCCTGGCAGGGCCTCCAGGTCAGCGGCGGTCGCCCGGGCCAGGCTGACGACCGCTTCGGTTCCAGGCACCGGCGGCGCCAGGGGCCGGCTCGGCGGCACGCCACGGACCTCGATATGGGGCCGAAGACGCTCGAGCGTGGCCGGGCCCACGCCTCGCACCCGCGCCAGCGCCTCCACGGTAGCGAACGGGCCACCCCGCTCCCGCTCTGCGATGATGGCGCGTGCGAGGCCGGGGCCAACACGCGGAAGTCGATCGAGCTCCTCTTCGCCGGCTCGGTTCACATCGAGGAGCTCTCCGTCCTCGATCGGGCGGGTGCGGCGCTCCTGGTCCGCGACCGCGCTGTCGGTCGCGGTCAGCAGCGAATCGAGCGCTCCTGCTTCAGGATCGAGGAGAAGCGGAGCCGCCGGTGTCCAGGACAAGGCCAGGCGAACGGCTCCCAGGGCCAGAAGGAAAGCGACCAGGCGCCGCATGGCGTGGATCTCGTGTTCTCCCACGGAGAGAAGCTGTCGGCGCCACCGGGGCTGCCCCATGGGCGGGCAGGCCGAGCTGGGGTCCCGAGCGGGACGTCCTCGGAGCATCCGCGCCCCCCTGGGCGCCGAGCACCCCACCTGCGCAGAGCTTCCCTAGCGGAAGGCGTCTCCGGCAAAGAGGCGCGCCTGGGCCTGAAACTGCCCGAACAGGATGAGCTGGAACTGGGTCGAGCCGCTGCGCTGCCCGACGAACGAACGCCGGTCCACGTAGGCGAACTCCAGTCCAAGGTCGAGGTCCTGGACGGAGGAATCCAGCGTCAGGCTGAGGGAGCGGTTCAACTGGTCCACGAACGGGACGCAGTCCAGGCCCCCGATCACGGTACGGCACTCCTCCTGCCGCGAGTAGGTGGCTCGCAGCGACACCGCGACCGGTCGGATGAGGCGCTCCGCCAGCCCCCACGGTGGCACGAACGACGAGGTTACGGCGAGGCTGTGCAGTTGCCCATCCCGATCGGTGCGTCCGGTGGGGTCCGTTCCGTTGCCTCCGTCGAAGGAACCGCGGTAGGTGGTGTTCAGGATCCCCGCCCAGGCGACCGACGCATCGAGCGGGACCCGCACGTCGTCCTGACGCCGACGCTCCTCGGAGGCTCCGCCGAAGGACCGATCGGTCACGCGGCGTGCGTAGCCACCCGATAGCGTGACGCGACTGAGCAGGGGGCGGACCCGCTCAGGAACGGGAAGGTCAGCGAACGAGACCCGCACATTCGGCCAGGTGCGGTCCTCCCGGGTCCGATCGGACCGCGTGTCGAACGTGGCGGTGGTCGCCTGCTGGAAGTCGGCCGCCACCGAAAGCGACGCGGGCAGCTGCAGCCCCCCACCCAGCGTGAACGTGGAGCGATCGGCGAGGAACGCCGCCGTGTCGCCTGCCAGGAAACGGTACCCATCGATCCCGATCCAGCCGAGTTGGTAGGCCAAGCCGGGATCCACCGCTTCGCGGTTGAGTCGCACGTTGATCCCGTCTTGCCAGGAGGCAACCACTGGCGACAGGGCCTGGAGCGCCCGCCGGATCCACGGCGCGGTGCCTTCGGACCCGGCGAAGCGCGGAGCCAAGCGGGCAGGGTCGATCGACGCTCGGGCCTGGATCGAACGGCGTCCATCCACGTTGCGCTGCAGCGCCGGAGCAGGGTCAGCCGGGTCGGTGCGCCGGCGCACGAGGTTGGCGTCGCGGTAGGACCCGTACGTCGTGTTGAACTCGACGCCGCCCCTCAGCCAATCACTCAGCTCGGGCTGATAGGAGAAGCGCGTGGTGAGCTGGCGCGTGGTCTCCCACCCCAGATCCATGCCGAGCAGGGAGCTGCGCTCCCGCGCCAGCAATTGCTGGACGGCCATCTCACCGACGACCTCGGAGGGATCCAACAGGTCGCGCCCCGTCAGCCAATCGAGTCCGGCCCGCAACGACGGCAGGGGCTCGAAGGCAAGGTTGGCCCGCGTTTCCAGACGAGAGCGGGGTGCCTGCGTCGTCCCCTGCGCCGAGTCCCCGGGCTGCACAAGGATCTGGTCGAAGCGACGGATGTCGCTGTCGTCCCCCTCGTACGCGAGGCTCAACGCCAGGCGCGTGGGCGACCAACGCACGTCGGCCTCGAGCAGGGACGCGGCCCAGGCATCGGGCAGCAGCGCCAGCACGGTGCCTTCCATGAAGCCGGGCACGACAGACGTGGTCCGCGCGGAGGGCTCCGCGTGGAAGCCCACGCGCGCGTCTACCGATTGGGCGCTTCGAGTCGTCGTTACGGTCGTCAGATCCGCAGTGGTCAACCCTACATTCGCCTCCAGCCCTTCAAGCAACGGCCCGTACCACCCCTGCTCCATCGGCGTCGACTTGCGGAAGGAGAGGCCGATGCGGGTGCTGCCGTCGGCGGGCCGGCGCAGCCCGGCCAGCTGGTCGGCCCGCAGGTCGCTTCCTCCGAGGAAGCGCGGATCGTCCCCAGTTCGGGTATGGGTGACGGAGAACGGCACATCGACACCCCAGGTGTCGGGGACGAAACGGTCCAGCTGGACGGTGCTGCGCAGCGAGAAGGTCGACCGGTCGAAGTACTCGGGCTCGTCGCGCAGCTGCCGAAAGAACGGATTGCGGTTCGAGAAGGTCAACGTGGTGGTGAACACGCCCCCGGCGTCGAGGGCGACCTCCAGATGACTGGCCACGCCCGCGGTACGCACCGCGCGGGAGAGACGCAGCTCGTCGATCCAGACCTCCCCGCTGATCGGGAGCTGTCCCTCGTTGGCGACCCCCATCGAGATCTCCCGCACGGCCGCCAGCACAGGCGCGCGTGCACGATCCTGCAGCACGACAGCGTAGGTCGAATCCGCATTCCAGAACTCCAGCGGCGCTCCCGTCACGGCGGACGGATTCTCGATGAGGAACGCTTCGGCCCGCTGGCGCAGGTCGATCCACTCGTTGAAATCGATGAGGAGTTCGGGAAGCCAGTCCGTGGGATGCACACCCGACGTGGACGCGGCGCGAGGAAGCTTGGTACGGAAGAGATAGAAGTTGTCGGCGTCGGACCCCACCTTGAGGAACAACCAGGTCGGTACGTTGGCCCCCCACTCGCCGCTGGGAGCGACGGCCCAGAGGCGGGCCTGTCGGTAGGTGAAGAAGTTCCGGGGGCGCTGGGGAAAACGCTGAACCACTTCCGCGCGGGCGCCGGGCTGCACGTCTTCGAAACGCAGGCTCAGGGAGCGTTCCGAGAATTCGACGCCCTGCCCGCTCAGTCCGGTGGTGGGATTGTCCAACTGCTCGAGCACGCCCGGCGGTGGGTTGTAGCCGTCACCTGCAGACACCCTGCTGGCGGTGCTCACCGCCAGGGAGCCGCTTCCGCTGAGGTCGTCGCCGGCCAGTCCGTCGAGCACCCCCTCCAGTCCGCGTTTCACCCACCGGGAGCCCACGATGCGCGGGCGAGCCAGAACCAGCGGCGCCGGGCGCCGTCCGGCGAACGTCAGGCGAAGATGCTTCACGCCGCGCCAGTCGGCCTCGGTGAACAGGCCACCCGGGTTGATCGCATCCGGTGTGCGCAACGGAATGCGGTAGAGCCGGAACGCCGTCCCGGTCTCGGAAGCGGACCGGACCAAGAACGGAGAATTCCCGGCCAAGGGCACGACGTAGCGGATGAAACGCTCCAGGGTGTCCAGGTTTCCGTCGCCATCGAGGTCCTCGGAATCGACACGCCCGTTTCCAGCGGTGCAGACGGCGGAGGGATCGCCCACCCGGTAGATGGCGCCGCGCTCTCCTCGACACCCCTCGCCCCAAACGCCGAACTCGTCGAGCCCGTCCGACCAGATCTCGCCTCGCGAGGGATCGGCTTCCTGGTCGAGCCGCCCCAATCCCCAGCTCCTCCCGTTCGGTTTCACCCCGGACGTCGCCCCGACCGAATCGATGAACATGGCATCCTCGGACACCACGCCAAGGTCGATGATCACCGTCAGCGAATCGCCGTCGGCCACATAGAACTCGAGATACTCGGAGCGGGAGAGATCGACACCCGTGGGGCTGAGCGAGGTGGTCATCGAACGCCAGCGCGTCTCGGAGAAGGCGGCCTGCTGGCCCGCGCCGAAGCCGACCCGCAGGGCACTCTCCCGAGTGGGGCTACCCACCACCGTGAGCTGCCCGTCGATCTCCTGGGGGAGGAAGCCCTCGAACACGCTGGTGCTGTCCTCACCCGCTTGGGGCGTGCGCCACGTGTGCTGCCAGACCAGCGCGGCCGCCTCGTCCGCACCCAGGAAGGCAGGAAGCTCCTGCTCCGCTCCGTCCCGAACCGAGGGTGCGCTTCCCAGTCGCCACAACGACGAGAAGCGAGGGATGGGGAACTCACTGGAGGTGTCGAAGTCGTCGAGGAAGACGTCTCGTTGCGTGTTCGGGTTGGGCAGAGAGAACGCCAGCTCCCCGTTCACGCGCAAGCTGGAGGGGCGGGTCGGCGAGACCGGCAGGTTGGCCACCGCACGGTCCAGCCACGCGGCGGGCAGCACCACGTCGGCGTTGACCCCGCCCAGCCAGATCGCGGACGACTCCACGCCGAGCTGGGGCCTGCGCACCAGGTCGCGCTCGAACTGATACATGCCCAGGAGACTGACCCGTCCTCCGGGCCCCAGGTCGTAGTCCACCCCCATTCCCAGGATCGTGGTCGGGGCGATCTCGAAAAGAGACTTCTGTTCCCAGGTCGCGCTCAGGCTTTCGCGCGGAAAGCGGGCGAACAGCCCCCCGGGGTCGAGCAGCGTGACGCTTCCGATGTCGTAGTCGATCAGATAATCCACGCCGGGGCGCAGCCGGTAGTCGCCCAGCATCAGGCGCTCCGAGCCGTCGCGGATGCCGAAGGCGCCCAAGGAAAACGTGCCCAGCGAACCCTCGCTCTGCACCGTGAACTCGAGGTTCAGCCGAAACAGCCCCGCACTGCGCCGCTCCAACGGGTCCGGCTCGTCGTAGATCGCCGGATTGGCCAGCCCTCCCAACAGGGCCGCCGTCTGGGAAGCATCCAGGCCGAAGGCCGGAAGCGCCGGAGGCTGCGCGAAGGGACGCAGCGTGGGGAACACGAGGTAGGTTCCGGGCACCTGTGGGACATCTCCCACCGACTC
Coding sequences within it:
- a CDS encoding ComEA family DNA-binding protein, yielding MRRLVAFLLALGAVRLALSWTPAAPLLLDPEAGALDSLLTATDSAVADQERRTRPIEDGELLDVNRAGEEELDRLPRVGPGLARAIIAERERGGPFATVEALARVRGVGPATLERLRPHIEVRGVPPSRPLAPPVPGTEAVVSLARATAADLEALPGIGPALARRILATREERGGFASVDDLLAVPGVGPATLARIRARLRVP